Proteins encoded in a region of the Paenibacillus sp. E222 genome:
- a CDS encoding carbohydrate ABC transporter permease yields MNGKVAKEDLDSRIFDTLNIILLVICTVVIVVPLWNVIISSFSSGKALAEGGFIFWSPEFSLENYRAVFNDSSIWQAFFISVSKTTIGVVTHVFFCAMVGYGLSKKYIRGRKLYVAMGVITMFFSGGMIPTYLLIKSLGLLNSFWVYIIPALFSFYDVVILMNFFRNVPDSLEESAKIDGAGDWHIFLKIFIPLSMPAMATIALFNGVGQWNDFMTTKLYITDQSLYPLQMMLYEIIVQSQTQSMQNVGGSAVIETTTKGVQLATIVITTLPIVLIYPVLQRYFISGMMLGAVKE; encoded by the coding sequence GTGAATGGAAAGGTGGCTAAAGAAGATCTCGATAGTCGGATCTTTGATACCTTAAATATTATTTTACTCGTTATTTGTACTGTCGTTATTGTGGTTCCGCTCTGGAATGTCATCATCTCTTCTTTTAGCTCGGGCAAGGCTTTGGCGGAAGGCGGGTTCATCTTCTGGTCACCGGAGTTCTCGCTGGAGAACTATAGAGCCGTGTTCAACGATTCGAGCATCTGGCAGGCGTTCTTCATCTCCGTGTCCAAAACAACAATCGGAGTTGTTACACACGTGTTCTTCTGTGCCATGGTCGGCTACGGTCTGAGCAAAAAGTACATACGTGGCCGTAAACTGTACGTTGCCATGGGGGTTATCACGATGTTCTTCTCAGGCGGAATGATCCCAACGTACTTATTGATCAAATCACTCGGCTTGCTCAACAGCTTCTGGGTGTACATTATTCCGGCATTGTTCAGCTTCTATGATGTCGTCATTCTGATGAATTTCTTCCGGAATGTACCGGATTCCCTGGAGGAGTCTGCCAAAATCGATGGTGCAGGAGACTGGCATATTTTCCTCAAAATCTTCATTCCGCTGTCCATGCCAGCGATGGCAACCATTGCATTGTTCAATGGGGTGGGGCAATGGAATGACTTTATGACAACCAAGTTGTACATTACCGATCAGTCGCTGTATCCACTTCAGATGATGCTGTACGAGATTATTGTTCAATCCCAAACACAATCCATGCAAAATGTGGGCGGCTCGGCAGTCATCGAAACAACGACGAAAGGGGTGCAGCTGGCCACGATTGTTATTACCACGCTGCCGATTGTACTGATCTATCCCGTCCTTCAAAGATACTTTATCTCGGGTATGATGCTCGGTGCAGTCAAGGAGTAA